From Geotalea uraniireducens Rf4:
ACGGGTTTCGCCCTGGACGGAGCGCCCATCAAGCGATCAAGGCAGCTCGGAAGTATGTAGAGAGCGGCCTTAGGTGGGTGGTTGACATTGACCTTGAGAAATTTTTCGACCGAGTCCACCACGACACCCTTATGTCGCTGGTGAAACGCAAGGTTGGAGACCGTCTGGTGCTGTCCCTTATCGACAGCTACCTTAAGGCAGGGATACTTGAAGGAGGAGTGACGTCACCCCGGTTGGAAGGCACGCCGCAAGGCGGGCCTCTCTCGCCGCTGCTGTCCAACATCCTCCTCGACGAACTGGACAAGAAACTGGAAAGAAGGGGCCATAAGTTCTGCCGCTATGCCGACGACGCAAATATCTATGTTGCAACGAGGAGAAGCGGCGAGCGTGTCATGGCCTCAATTACCGGCTACCTGTCCGAGCGGCTCAAGCTCACGGTCAACCAGGGCAAAAGCGCGGTTGACCGTCCGTGGAAAAGGTCGTTTCTGAGTTACAGCATGACCCGGCACCGCAAACCGCGGCTTACCGTGGCCAAGAAAGCGGCTGCCAGGCTCAAGGCCAACCTCAAGACGATCTTTAGGCGGGGAAGGGGTCAGAACATCCAAACCACCGTTGAAGAGACAACCCCGAAACTTAGGGGTTGGTTAAACTACTTTCGGTACGCGGAAGTAAAAGGCATCTTCGAGGAACTGGACGGATGGCTGAGACGTAAACTGCGTCGCATTCTCTGGAAGCAGTGGAAGCGCCCCAAGACGCGAGCAAAGAAACTGATGCGGCGGGGATTATCGGAGGCAACTGCATGGCGGTCGGCCACAAACGGCCGCGGCCCCTGGTGGAATGCAGGGGCCGCGCATATGAACAAAGCTGTTCCGAAATTCTACTTCGACAAACTGGGGCTGGTATCACTCATAGACCAGCTTCACCGACTTCAACGTACTTCATGAACCGCCGTGTACGGAACCGTACGCACGGTGGTGTGGGAGGACGGCGGGAGCAATCCCGCCTCCTACCCGATTTTTATTGTCCGTCGTTATTAACCATCGACCGGAACTCAAGATATGAGCTATCATAATCGGTCATGCTGGCGTAGATGTAACATGCGAATGTAAGTTCAGCCAGATTCATAAAAACTATTCCTCTTCTTGCGCAGCAACCGTCCAGATACGTTTCAAAGGCAACTCAGCCTTCAAATCCTCATCAAGTTTGTCATAGTGGGCAAAGAGCTGATCAAGTAGTTCGTTCCGCGTCCAAAGGTGCACAGTAAAGAAACTCGCTGCCAGTTCTTTTTGTACATTGCTCTTATAACCACTCCAGGAAACAAATGGGCGGGACGCTCAGCAAAACTCTTTTTCGCTTACAATTTCGGGTTCCA
This genomic window contains:
- the ltrA gene encoding group II intron reverse transcriptase/maturase → MTTGAAEGRVGIPGASPEGSGWKPREKGRGAANVTGRKAAHWPEAATGLMEKIVSRGNMMAAYSRVMRNKGAPGVDNMPVTALKGYLQEEWPRIREELLTGTYHPQPVRKVEIPKPGGGTRMLGIPTVLDRLIQQAVHQVLSPLFDPGFSISSHGFRPGRSAHQAIKAARKYVESGLRWVVDIDLEKFFDRVHHDTLMSLVKRKVGDRLVLSLIDSYLKAGILEGGVTSPRLEGTPQGGPLSPLLSNILLDELDKKLERRGHKFCRYADDANIYVATRRSGERVMASITGYLSERLKLTVNQGKSAVDRPWKRSFLSYSMTRHRKPRLTVAKKAAARLKANLKTIFRRGRGQNIQTTVEETTPKLRGWLNYFRYAEVKGIFEELDGWLRRKLRRILWKQWKRPKTRAKKLMRRGLSEATAWRSATNGRGPWWNAGAAHMNKAVPKFYFDKLGLVSLIDQLHRLQRTS